In the genome of Punica granatum isolate Tunisia-2019 unplaced genomic scaffold, ASM765513v2 Contig00376, whole genome shotgun sequence, one region contains:
- the LOC116190198 gene encoding pectinesterase inhibitor 10-like, translating into MVKFGFFALIALLSVHLALSADPPKISPSPSPKLAADSTPTISPSKPMASPAPAPANAPHGSISSSPSLPPSDAALASSLSTSPSPPSQSPC; encoded by the coding sequence ATGGTGAAGTTCGGCTTCTTCGCTCTCATTGCTCTCCTCTCTGTGCACCTCGCATTGTCTGCAGATCCGCCTAAGATCTCGCCCTCCCCTTCTCCCAAGCTCGCCGCCGACTCCACTCCCACCATCTCCCCTTCGAAGCCCATGGCTTCGCCGGCTCCGGCTCCTGCCAATGCGCCTCACGGCTCGATCTCATCCTCGCCATCGCTGCCTCCCTCGGATGCGGCTCTCGCCTCTTCCCTGTCCACATCCCCCTCCCCTCCATCTCAATCTCCGTGTTAA